TATGGGTAGTAAAATTTCTATAGATTCAGCAACTATGATAAATAAAGGTCTGGAAATAATTGAAGCTAAATGGCTCTTTGATCTGAGTTTAGATCAAATTGAAGTTGTAATTCATCCTCAAAGTATAATACACTCTGCAGTCTGTTTTAGCGACGGAAACATTATTGCTCAGATGGGGCCATCGGATATGAGAATGGCAATAAGTTATGCCTTTTCTTATCCCGAAAGATTCATGAATAATTTCAAAAGGCTTGATATTTTTGATCAAAACTTGACGTTTGAGCGGCCGGACTATGAAACATTTAATGGTTTGTCTTTATGTATTGAAGCAATAAAGACAGGTGGTAGTAATCCAGCTGTGCTAAATGCGGTAAATGAAGTATGTGTGGAATCGTTTTTATGTGGTAGAATAAACTTTAATGACATATCTAAAATCATTGAAAAAGTTCTTTCTATGCATAGGAATATTCAGCATCCTACTTTAAGTGAGGTATTAGACATAGACAATTGGGCAAGAGAAAGTACATTGGGATTGATTAAGGGGTGATTAGATGTCAATTATTGTAGCTGTTATTGTTTTAGGTGTACTAATAACAGTACATGAGCTTGGACATTTTTTAGTGGCAAAAGCTGTTGGAATGCATGTTAAAGATTTTGCTATCGGTTTTGGTCCTGCAATAGCAAAATTTCAAAAAGCTGAGACATTATACGCCATAAGATTATTTCCCCTAGGTGGCTATGTAAGAGTACTTGGGGAAGATGAGGATGAGCGTTCAAAAGAAGGTAGCATGCAATCTAAGACTGTTGGCGAAAGATTTTTATTTGTTTTAGCTGGTCCACTTATGAACTTTCTGCTGGCTATTTTACTTTTTATGTTAGTAGCTTTTGCATTTGGATTAGCTACTAATGCTGGTGAAATAGGAAGAGTTGTTAAAGGGGATGTAGCTGACCAAGCAGGTTTAGAATCTGGTGATGTAATAATAAGCATTGACCAACAAGAGGTAAACTCATGGGAAGACATTGTAGAAGAAATTAGTGCTGCTCCGGAGCAAAGCTTAAATATTGAAATTATGCGAAATGATAAGATTCAAAATGTTACGGTAGTTCCACAGTATGATGAAACAGGACAGCGGGGAGTAATCGGAATAATGCCACCATTAGAAAGATTGGGGCTTGTTGACTCAATTAAATATGGATTATCACAAACTGCAGTAGTTGGCAGAATGATTTTTCACGGTTTAAGGGATTTATTCTTTGGTGATGAAGGATCTATTGATGATTTAGCTGGACCTGTAGGTATAGTATCATTAGTAGGAGAAACTGTGAGGTTTGGTTTAGCAAACGTGATATTATTTGCTGCAGCTTTAAGTGTAAACTTGGGTGTTTTGAATTTACTACCTATTCCAGCTTTAGATGGCAGTAGACTAGTATTTCTTATTATTGAGGGAGTTAGAGGTAAACCAATTGATCCGGAAAAAGAAGGTTTTGTTCACATTATCGGTGTCCTATTTCTTTTACTGCTATTTGTTATAGTTATGTATAACGATATTATGAGGATACTATCTTGAGGTGAAATATGATTAAACGAAAAGAAAAAAAAGTAATACAAGTAGGAAAGTTAAAAATAGGGGGGGATAACCCCATAGTAATTCAATCAATGACCAACACAAAAACTTGTGATATTGAAAGTACTGTTAATCAAATTAAGCAACTTACTGAAGTTGGTTGTCAAGTGGTGAGATTGGCTATACCGGACTTAAAAAGTGCAATGGCTATTGCAGATATTAAAAAGCATGTTGAAATTCCTTTGGTTGCAGATATCCATTTTGATTATAAACTAGCTTTGGCAGCTATTGAAAATGGAATAGACAAAGTTCGTATAAACCCAGGTAATATAGGGAGAAGGGACAGTGTTGTAAGGGTTATTGAAAAAGCTAAAAAAAATTCAGTTCCTATACGAATCGGGGTCAACAGCGGCTCTTTGTCTAAAGACTTAGTAGATAGAAAAGATATTAGTACTTCCGAAAAAATGGTGATTGCTGCTCAAAGAGAAGTGG
This genomic interval from Proteinivorax tanatarense contains the following:
- the rseP gene encoding RIP metalloprotease RseP; this translates as MSIIVAVIVLGVLITVHELGHFLVAKAVGMHVKDFAIGFGPAIAKFQKAETLYAIRLFPLGGYVRVLGEDEDERSKEGSMQSKTVGERFLFVLAGPLMNFLLAILLFMLVAFAFGLATNAGEIGRVVKGDVADQAGLESGDVIISIDQQEVNSWEDIVEEISAAPEQSLNIEIMRNDKIQNVTVVPQYDETGQRGVIGIMPPLERLGLVDSIKYGLSQTAVVGRMIFHGLRDLFFGDEGSIDDLAGPVGIVSLVGETVRFGLANVILFAAALSVNLGVLNLLPIPALDGSRLVFLIIEGVRGKPIDPEKEGFVHIIGVLFLLLLFVIVMYNDIMRILS